One Cucumis sativus cultivar 9930 chromosome 1, Cucumber_9930_V3, whole genome shotgun sequence DNA segment encodes these proteins:
- the LOC101221079 gene encoding probable receptor-like serine/threonine-protein kinase At5g57670, with protein MNSRISLQTPQKMKYIRTNSFKRLFSLKRRSLGDDSPNPDASPNTDSIVSHHSPRPFWKCFSFQQVFEATDGFSSENLVGKGGYAEVYRGILNDGEEIAVKRLTKTSIDERKEKEFLTEIGTIGHVQHPNVLSLLGCCIDNGLYLIFHFSSRGSVASLLHDDNMCPIDWKTRFKIAIGTARGLHYLHKDCQRRIIHRDIKSSNILLTADFEPLISDFGLAKWLPTQWSHHSIAPIEGTFGHLAPEYYMHGIVDEKTDVFAFGVFLLEVISGRKPVDGSHQSLHSWAKPILNRGEYEKLVDPRLGSAYDVTQLKRFSLAASLCIRESSIWRPTMTEVLNIMEDRYVDTERWKMPEEEAEAKDEFWGFEDLEYEWDSSFSIQSP; from the exons atGAACTCTCGCATTTCTCTTCAAACTCCACAAAAAATGAAGTACATAAGAACCAACAGCTTCAAACGCCTCTTCTCTCTAAAGCGACGTAGTTTAGGAGACGATTCTCCAAACCCAGATGCTTCTCCTAACACAGATTCTATTGTTTCTCATCATTCTCCAAGACCCTTTTGGAAATGCTTCTCTTTTCAACAAGTTTTTGAAGCCACTGATGGATTCAGCTCAG AGAACTTAGTTGGAAAAGGAGGGTATGCAGAAGTTTATAGAGGCATTTTAAATGATGGTGAAGAAATTGCTGTGAAAAGACTTACAAAAACCTCCATTGatgaaaggaaagagaaggagTTTCTTACAGAAATTGGGACAATAGGACATGTTCAACATCCGAATGTTTTATCTCTCTTAGGTTGCTGTATTGACAATGGTCTTTATctcattttccatttctcttcAAGAGGTTCTGTTGCTTCTCTTCTTCATG ATGATAATATGTGTCCAATTGATTGGAAAACAAGGTTCAAGATAGCAATTGGAACAGCCAGAGGACTTCATTATTTACACAAAGACTGTCAGAGAAGGATTATTCATAGAGATATTAAGTCTTCAAATATTCTCTTGACTGCAGATTTTGAACCTCTG ATTTCAGATTTTGGGTTAGCTAAATGGCTCCCAACTCAATGGTCTCATCACTCCATTGCTCCGATTGAAGGGACTTTTGG GCACTTGGCTCCAGAATACTATATGCATGGGATTGTAGATGAGAAAACAGACGTTTTTGCTTTTGGAGTGTTTCTTTTAGAAGTAATCTCTGGAAGAAAGCCTGTTGATGGGTCTCACCAAAGCTTACACAGCTGG GCCAAACCAATTTTGAACCGGGGAGAGTATGAAAAGCTGGTAGATCCACGACTGGGGTCAGCCTACGACGTTACGCAGTTGAAAAGATTTTCCCTTGCTGCTTCATTATGCATTCGGGAGTCTTCGATATGGCGACCCACCATGACCGAG GTACTCAACATTATGGAGGATCGGTATGTCGATACCGAGAGGTGGAAAATGCCAGAGGAAGAAGCAGAAGCGAAGGATGAATTCTGGGGATTTGAGGACTTGGAATATGAATGGGACAGTTCTTTCTCTATTCAATCCCCATAA